CTATTAGATAGTTATTGTACAAAAAcaacttaaataaatttgaattttgcctcaaaaaagaatataaaaatttaaccagTGCGTTGATTTTTAGGATCATTAACGTAAGAAAGATAACACACCTCGCATTGGCCGCAGTAATGCGAGGCTTCGTTCTTGCCGCGACCGTGAAAGCGCACTTCTACGTCCTTGCTCTTCACAAATTCCAGTATTAAACAACACTGCCTCATCGTTCGTAGAAGGCAGTTCTTGATCAGCTCAAATAATCGTGGATCTGACACTTTAATATTACGCGCCAAGTTCCACGATAGATGCACCATTGGCACAATCGATTTGAATGCTTGCAGCTTGTTCCATTCATAGCGCTCGATCGCGAGCTGATACTGTCTGGCAGTGAGAGGGCCAACGTTCCATGCAATATTATTGCACCAGCCAACCGCCTGTACCCAGTGCACACAACCCGCATTCACCCATACTAGATCGCCAGGTCGCTGATGGAACCTGTACACTGGAATATTCTCTTCATACAAATCGTCTAGATTTGGCCACCAGCTACCGTGCAGGTAACTGATGCCATTACGCTCGCAAAGCGAGCATATTACGCCCCAATACGCGTCTGGTACCGCGAACCATTCGCAGTCGCCCGgtccaatattaatattaatagaacaAAAGTTATTATTCTCTTGATGTCCAGGCGTTCTGCTGCCAGGTACCTGTAAGAATGATTAAATTAATCACATGTAAGAATTGTTTAGATATGTAAAACGTtccattttacaaaattttattatattaaatctttaattataccTTCATGTACAATTGTACGGTGTTCATTCCTAAGATCACATGGCCCACATGGCTGAGCATGTTACCGGCCGATACCACCCTGGCGAAAGCCGGCAACTTCATTAGTTCGTGTAACTGTGGTTTCCACTTTCTTTCATCCGACAAATCCACATTGGTACCAAAGCGCAGCATTTTGGTTCCCGGTCGACCGGCTAAACCAAAAGTGTTCTTTTTACGTCGGACCGTCTGGCCGGTGCTGTCCTTCGAATCCGAATCTGACAGATTGGAAGCATGTACGCCGCCTTGCACCTTCTCTTCTCTTAAGCTCTCCTGGAAACTGGAGGCCTGATATTGCGCGTACTTGGCAATCGTCGTGTGGCTACGGTGACTAATGCAGTTCCAGACTTTCTTATTGAGCGTTGGATCCCAGTTCTCCTCGCTAGTCTGCTGCATTTGTGTGCGCACCTCAATACCATGATCCGGATTCGCTTCGACCAAAGTTTTGGTTGAAAAGAGGCCTAGATCGAGTTTGAGCGCTGCTGCGAGGCCACGTATCACAGCAATGGGGTGCTTCAAACAAAATTCTTGCAGATGAGGACTAAAAGCGTCCTTCTTATTCTCTAGATAAACGCTCGGAGTAGGCGGCAACAGTTGCTCCTTCGTCAATCGTTGCGAGGGTGGATCCGGTGGCGCCGGCGGTGGCGAACGATCGCTCAATATCGAGCAATTCGGCACGCCTTTCAGTCCTTGACCCTTGCACGCCTCGATCACCGTCCTGGCATCCATTTCAATCTTCAGCTCCTGTTCCGGCTGCGATTCGCACAACGACTCGAGTTTCAGATTCATCATCGGTTCTAGCTTGGAAATATTAGTGGCTTCGCTCTTGTTTATTGCTGCTGTCGTCACCGTTGTGCTAGAGGATAACGATGACGTCGTCGTCTCGCACTTCACCGTCGTCGTCTCACACTTCACCGTTGTTACAGTAGTCGTTGCGGTTGTCGTCATGGCCGTCGTCGTCGCAGTATCCGTCGACGATTTCGTCTGGGAAGTCACCTCTTCCGCCTTTTCCAGTTTCACATCCTTTATCTTATCCGCATTCTCCTTGGCATTTGATGGTGAGAACGGATCGGAGCTCAACGTGCTGTTGTCATTGATGACACCGCCGCTCGACGGTTCCTCTTTCACGACGGTATCCAAATCGTCGGAACCGAAATGCTTGAGCAGGTCTTCCGCCAACGACGTAGCTATGTCTTTCTGCGACAGCAGCGCCTGCAATTCTTGATCCGTTACACCCAGATTGTCCTTATTCGCTGCAACCACTGTCGAGCTCTCCGAGTAGCCACTGGTCGCCGACGTGACCTGCGTGAAACCCTGAGCAGCATACTGATTCGGCTGTTGCTGGTACTGGCCACCGTACTGGGTACCGCCTGTGATCTGTTGTCTTTGCGGCGGATACGTGGGATCGGAAGCAGATTTATAAGGCATTCCTGGTGTCTGCGTGGTGTTCCCGGTCGCCGCCGTATTATAGCCGACATTGATGTCGGAGAAGCCCGTCTGCAATGCGACCGTACCTCCTTGCTGCAACTAAatgttgattaattaattaaaataattttaatgatgcaTTCATCCTTGACGTGACACAcatattttatgtgaaaattatagaattaaaaagtgGCGTATATAATTTACTTCATTGTGTAAGAATCATTAGtgcacatttaatttaaaaaacaagatgcaaaaatgatatattacCGGTTGTTGTGGTATGCCGTAGTTCTTGACGACACCCGACGATTGACCGAGGTTCTGAGGATGGCCGTATGCCGTAGGATAACCAGGCTGTCCCGGCCTCAGGCCTCGTTGCACCGCTTGCTGTTGTTGCAGCCTGATCTGTTGTTGGTGTTGCTGCATCGCGCGATATTGATGCTGCAACTGGGCGAGCACAGTGTGCTGCTGCGGTGACAGGTTACTGAGATTCTGTTGTAGGCAATGCAGCATTTGCAATTGTTGTTGTGATAGATAAAATGGCGGTGCCCGTTGCTGCGGTGCGGTCGATATCATTTCGTCGGTCTgtgagaaaaattgaatttaattaatacaattgttTAAATCTGATTAATCCACATTGCGTTTGTTTCCAATTTATctttacttatattaattaaattctttgcaaatgttatcaaaaactaatataaataaagcatttacattgtattaaattatatcgaACAGGCAAATTAGAGAATGTTCTTGgagaatatttctatttatattaatgtatttttctaCCTTAAATCGCTTAGCATTCTGTCCCTGAGCTTGAGGATAAGGCGGAGGCGGTCCTGTCGGTGTGGCACCATATTTGTACGAAGGTCCGCCGggttgttgctgttgctgctgctgccggCTGGACATTTCTGCACTAATCGGCAGATTCCATGCCTCTTCGATTGACGGCAATTGCCGCCTCCTGGATAAAAGGATAAAAGTTATATAGAGGCAGGAAACAAGCTTTATGaccacaaaataaaaaaaaatgcactaAAGGTCGACTATATCAACTTGTATTGGCCTTTAAGctcacttaattttattttcagattttattattctctcagattcaatttttattacagacTCCGTTGTTACTTTACACTGTcactaatatttataaataggtaattaatattgaatctcttattttcatttgtattaaaagcacaatttttcaagtatattttcATCGATTTATCCCAATGTGAATTTGAAGAGCTTCGTAAAAGATCGTTATGATAGAAATCCTAATGGGATTGTAATGTGTAATTTGATTTTTCGATGACGACTCACTTGGTAGCGACGGAAGGCATTGGTGCTTGACTTAGGTGACTTTGCAGAAAGCTGATGCGCTGTTGGAGGGACGGGTTCATCGGGTTATTGCCACCGGACTTAACGCCACCCAGACCCGCGAATGGGCCCGTGCAATTCGCTATATTGCTGTTTCCCCTACGAATAAAGCAAAACTCTCTTATCACGCTCTTATCATCTAACCTAATAACTCAATATAAGCGCTGTGAATTTTTGAGATCGTCATATGTAAACTTGGCCTTCAACTTGTGACACGTGCCGATCATTCTGGCGCAAGATATATGATTATTTATGAAGCATAAGATCATGCCGTGacatacaaataataatgtaagaaagaaaatacatagattggtattcatagtccattcttatatttaagattgtctcATGTCATAAACCAATCACAAGGCCATATTAACATCTTATTGAGACTTGAAATAGAATTTTGAAATGAGTTTTGACTCTGAATACCAGCCATAACGTCATCTGCAGTATTACAACAAACGATTTAATAATTGCACGCcgttcatttattcatttttttaattatatttttaaaaaactttaaatataactaaatataattacaaataaaatattaaaaatttaaattatattttatttaattgcttATATGATCGATCAGTGTTTAAATAGCAATCTAACAAATGAATGTACTTGTCAGTGTTGAAGCAATAGGATTGCAATGgtattaaataaatgagaaCAACTCGCGCTGAAATAACCATGCAATTTACCTGGATGCGTTAACGTAACAGGCCAGGGCGTCTTTTGGTTGGCTAACACTTTCGTACAGTATGCCTAGATTAGTCCAAGCAGCTGAATGGGATTTGTCTAGTTGCACAGCGCATATGTAAGCTTGCAATGCATCCATAGGCTGATTCTGCTGCTGATATAGTACCCCTATACTACACCACGTATCCGCATTGCCTTCCGATTTTTCGACTGAATTTCTGTTAGGCACATGAAGAACGTTATTAGTCCCTAAAGGGgagaaaatgataaattggAATGCCAGAAAGTCAACTTTGTCTCACTATAAATTTCTTTCACGCAAAGTTGTGTTTTAAAGagcaattacaaaaaaaatataattctacctaaataaaatatgtaatttaatacgtaaaacatattaaaaaaataacttatctATAAAATACTCTGCAATTTGCTAAACTTATTCCTTTATTGCATTTTCAACCGACATTTATATCACAGATATTATATCTGATATTTGCATTACCTGTATGCGATAAACGCATCGTGCACCTTCCCGGAAGCGGCCAGGCAACGTCCCAAAAGATAGAGGCTCTGCCCGCTCTTCGGTTCGGCCTCTATGGACTTCTGTAGGCAGATGATAGCCGCGGCTTGCTTCTGCGCTCTGTTTATGCCCAGCACCGTGCACTCAACCACGTGATACATCCATCCTGCGTGAGACAACAAACCCGAATGATACACGCGATGTCGCCTCTTCCGTTATTTCCGCCTTTCCGTTCTTTCATCTACCATCCACTGCCATCTCTAGAGAGAACTGCCGCGATGTTACCCCGACGAGTTCATGACTAGCTAGCGAACCGAATAGACTCGCAGGTATAGTCCTAGGGTTGCCCCCGACAGAGCAGTCCTTTACTTGCTGCTGCTGTCCCTTCTCTAGGAAGTGGGGAGAAGGGACTGTCTCGAATTACCCTCCCTCCCCCTGTAAACATAGGCGCAGCAGCGCGAAAAACAACCCTGCCCAACACGATTTCGCCCTCTCGACGAGAATAGATGATCCTAAGGGATTTTCCGTGCAGCGAACACATATTCGGCGAGAGTCTATTCACCTTGCCTTTGAATTGGCTAAATTGCGTTCCGATTCTCCCAGGAATagttgattaataataaatgtaattctgttcaaattaattgatattctATAATTTCCTTGGAggaaagtatgtaaaaaaaacatcgtatattaattatataaatctctCGTGACTCTTtcttctgaaataatttttctagtGTAATACATAATGTAACCAAgtattagaatatattttataacatgataaaaaaaataatataatcttacGCGTTTCTGATATAGCCACGTTGATTTATAGCCACTGCTTCTATATATTCGCGCGCGACGCGTGTTTACCTGTTGATACCCTACGGATTAATCGTCGTGGGAAAAGCGGGGCGTCGGCAAGAAGTTGTTATTCGCGACAATAAATGCGCGACCGTATAATAGGTGAAACACGTGGCGAAACCGCACGTGGGAACTGGCCGAGTTAATTAATTCGCCCAATAATCGGTCAATTTCCCCCCAATTATGCCGCTGTCGTTTCAATAGCTTTAATAACCATTTTAGTTTAATAAGAGAGTGTAAAACCTTTTAAAAGACTTAAACCATCAAAAGGTataaaacctttttaaattaataattattaagtcaGCGCAAAAGTTTTTATTGCCCTTCCATCAAACTCTGCCTTAAACAAAGTCATaaatatactgagaaaaaaatttacttgaatacttacaatgacacaatttattaatgcaaataaatatttatacaaaaatttaaaaaaaatgatagttaaattagtGTTTCTTgtgtcaaacaaatatttaattacatttaataaattatgtcattgtaagtattcaaacaaatatttattaaaattcagtaaTTTTA
This genomic window from Solenopsis invicta isolate M01_SB chromosome 13, UNIL_Sinv_3.0, whole genome shotgun sequence contains:
- the LOC105208158 gene encoding histone demethylase UTY isoform X1, translating into MAQDTDDINFTPQELQTLSELDSRQFGFLKLNSPEQAKKKALVVRAIKYLERMLVQAQAEKQRRKADSTKACPDDPKESEDEDKGISIDPKTYCKLGHFHLLLEDYSKAMSAYQKFYSLKGDYWKDASFLYGLGLVYFHFNAFQWAVKAFQQVLWVEPGFPRACEVHLRLGLMLKVHAEFDAALKHLTLALIDATTPASFSKLEIKFHIAHLYEVQSKYRLAREHYEALLKEKVIPLHLKADIYRQLGWMYHVVECTVLGINRAQKQAAAIICLQKSIEAEPKSGQSLYLLGRCLAASGKVHDAFIAYRNSVEKSEGNADTWCSIGVLYQQQNQPMDALQAYICAVQLDKSHSAAWTNLGILYESVSQPKDALACYVNASRGNSNIANCTGPFAGLGGVKSGGNNPMNPSLQQRISFLQSHLSQAPMPSVATKRRQLPSIEEAWNLPISAEMSSRQQQQQQQPGGPSYKYGATPTGPPPPYPQAQGQNAKRFKTDEMISTAPQQRAPPFYLSQQQLQMLHCLQQNLSNLSPQQHTVLAQLQHQYRAMQQHQQQIRLQQQQAVQRGLRPGQPGYPTAYGHPQNLGQSSGVVKNYGIPQQPLQQGGTVALQTGFSDINVGYNTAATGNTTQTPGMPYKSASDPTYPPQRQQITGGTQYGGQYQQQPNQYAAQGFTQVTSATSGYSESSTVVAANKDNLGVTDQELQALLSQKDIATSLAEDLLKHFGSDDLDTVVKEEPSSGGVINDNSTLSSDPFSPSNAKENADKIKDVKLEKAEEVTSQTKSSTDTATTTAMTTTATTTVTTVKCETTTVKCETTTSSLSSSTTVTTAAINKSEATNISKLEPMMNLKLESLCESQPEQELKIEMDARTVIEACKGQGLKGVPNCSILSDRSPPPAPPDPPSQRLTKEQLLPPTPSVYLENKKDAFSPHLQEFCLKHPIAVIRGLAAALKLDLGLFSTKTLVEANPDHGIEVRTQMQQTSEENWDPTLNKKVWNCISHRSHTTIAKYAQYQASSFQESLREEKVQGGVHASNLSDSDSKDSTGQTVRRKKNTFGLAGRPGTKMLRFGTNVDLSDERKWKPQLHELMKLPAFARVVSAGNMLSHVGHVILGMNTVQLYMKVPGSRTPGHQENNNFCSININIGPGDCEWFAVPDAYWGVICSLCERNGISYLHGSWWPNLDDLYEENIPVYRFHQRPGDLVWVNAGCVHWVQAVGWCNNIAWNVGPLTARQYQLAIERYEWNKLQAFKSIVPMVHLSWNLARNIKVSDPRLFELIKNCLLRTMRQCCLILEFVKSKDVEVRFHGRGKNEASHYCGQCEIEVFNILFIREQEKRHVVHCMDCARKQSPSLEGFVCLEEYRMRDLMDVYDGFTLYMPPLATATSTAITTSSTISSSLSTVPTMSTTLQTQTGQSS
- the LOC105208158 gene encoding lysine-specific demethylase 6A isoform X2, which encodes MLKVHAEFDAALKHLTLALIDATTPASFSKLEIKFHIAHLYEVQSKYRLAREHYEALLKEKVIPLHLKADIYRQLGWMYHVVECTVLGINRAQKQAAAIICLQKSIEAEPKSGQSLYLLGRCLAASGKVHDAFIAYRNSVEKSEGNADTWCSIGVLYQQQNQPMDALQAYICAVQLDKSHSAAWTNLGILYESVSQPKDALACYVNASRGNSNIANCTGPFAGLGGVKSGGNNPMNPSLQQRISFLQSHLSQAPMPSVATKRRQLPSIEEAWNLPISAEMSSRQQQQQQQPGGPSYKYGATPTGPPPPYPQAQGQNAKRFKTDEMISTAPQQRAPPFYLSQQQLQMLHCLQQNLSNLSPQQHTVLAQLQHQYRAMQQHQQQIRLQQQQAVQRGLRPGQPGYPTAYGHPQNLGQSSGVVKNYGIPQQPLQQGGTVALQTGFSDINVGYNTAATGNTTQTPGMPYKSASDPTYPPQRQQITGGTQYGGQYQQQPNQYAAQGFTQVTSATSGYSESSTVVAANKDNLGVTDQELQALLSQKDIATSLAEDLLKHFGSDDLDTVVKEEPSSGGVINDNSTLSSDPFSPSNAKENADKIKDVKLEKAEEVTSQTKSSTDTATTTAMTTTATTTVTTVKCETTTVKCETTTSSLSSSTTVTTAAINKSEATNISKLEPMMNLKLESLCESQPEQELKIEMDARTVIEACKGQGLKGVPNCSILSDRSPPPAPPDPPSQRLTKEQLLPPTPSVYLENKKDAFSPHLQEFCLKHPIAVIRGLAAALKLDLGLFSTKTLVEANPDHGIEVRTQMQQTSEENWDPTLNKKVWNCISHRSHTTIAKYAQYQASSFQESLREEKVQGGVHASNLSDSDSKDSTGQTVRRKKNTFGLAGRPGTKMLRFGTNVDLSDERKWKPQLHELMKLPAFARVVSAGNMLSHVGHVILGMNTVQLYMKVPGSRTPGHQENNNFCSININIGPGDCEWFAVPDAYWGVICSLCERNGISYLHGSWWPNLDDLYEENIPVYRFHQRPGDLVWVNAGCVHWVQAVGWCNNIAWNVGPLTARQYQLAIERYEWNKLQAFKSIVPMVHLSWNLARNIKVSDPRLFELIKNCLLRTMRQCCLILEFVKSKDVEVRFHGRGKNEASHYCGQCEIEVFNILFIREQEKRHVVHCMDCARKQSPSLEGFVCLEEYRMRDLMDVYDGFTLYMPPLATATSTAITTSSTISSSLSTVPTMSTTLQTQTGQSS